From one Brevibacterium sp. 'Marine' genomic stretch:
- a CDS encoding amino acid synthesis family protein, protein MNIRKITTVTEEILAEGGRRTDPVITVAAVAAVIENPWHGQGFVDDLGPGIDATASKLGALLAPRVMEALGGTLEAYGKAAIVGLSGEIEHGSALIHTLKFGNHFRDAAQASTLLPAVEKRGEAGVVFDIPLKHFTDATIRSHHQTFEWRVADAPHPGEILIALAGSTGGRPQQRLASLSTEQ, encoded by the coding sequence ATGAATATTCGCAAGATCACGACGGTGACCGAAGAGATCCTGGCCGAAGGCGGACGGCGAACCGACCCCGTCATCACTGTGGCTGCCGTGGCGGCAGTCATCGAGAACCCTTGGCATGGGCAGGGCTTCGTTGACGACCTCGGCCCGGGAATCGACGCGACGGCGAGCAAGCTCGGCGCTCTCCTCGCGCCACGGGTCATGGAAGCTCTGGGCGGCACGCTCGAGGCCTACGGCAAGGCCGCGATCGTCGGACTCTCGGGAGAGATCGAGCATGGCTCGGCCCTCATCCACACCCTCAAATTCGGCAACCACTTCCGCGACGCCGCGCAGGCCTCGACTCTCCTGCCGGCTGTGGAGAAGCGTGGGGAGGCCGGGGTCGTTTTCGACATCCCCCTCAAGCACTTCACCGACGCGACGATCCGCTCCCACCACCAGACCTTCGAATGGCGGGTCGCTGATGCTCCGCACCCCGGCGAGATCCTCATCGCACTCGCGGGTTCCACCGGTGGGCGCCCGCAGCAGCGGCTCGCTTCGCTCTCGACCGAGCAGTAG
- a CDS encoding amino acid synthesis family protein, protein MTTTPTRLQEPGLGAQKPGLARSADFDELPADFDELAWRLGVRSITVQREEIIADGGAAPDAPLTQAAAIAVLANPWVGTGTQTDLAPAAEQVAPVLAKVLTDRLLDTLGAASAIEAFGKGAVVGVDGELEHAGALIHTPYFGNIMREMLEGTSVLCFADGRSGPSASIRVPMWHKTHATSRDHYQTIDLRLTDAPKADELCVIAAASTGPRPFARIGDRRTDGAVTTEILKGLTK, encoded by the coding sequence ATGACAACCACCCCGACACGGCTACAGGAGCCGGGCCTCGGAGCACAGAAGCCCGGCCTCGCTCGATCGGCTGATTTCGATGAGCTGCCGGCTGATTTCGATGAGCTCGCCTGGCGTCTCGGTGTCCGATCGATCACCGTGCAGCGTGAAGAGATCATCGCCGACGGCGGAGCCGCGCCGGATGCCCCATTGACGCAGGCAGCCGCCATCGCTGTGCTCGCCAATCCCTGGGTGGGCACGGGTACGCAGACCGATCTGGCGCCGGCTGCCGAACAGGTCGCACCGGTGCTCGCAAAAGTGCTCACCGACAGGCTGCTCGACACGCTCGGGGCGGCCTCTGCGATCGAGGCCTTCGGCAAGGGTGCCGTCGTCGGTGTCGATGGAGAACTTGAGCACGCCGGGGCTCTTATCCATACTCCGTATTTCGGCAATATCATGCGAGAGATGCTTGAAGGCACTTCTGTTCTCTGCTTCGCCGATGGTCGATCGGGCCCCTCGGCGTCGATCAGGGTGCCGATGTGGCACAAGACCCACGCCACTTCGCGAGACCACTATCAGACCATCGACCTGCGACTCACAGATGCTCCGAAGGCGGACGAACTCTGTGTGATCGCGGCGGCATCAACAGGGCCAAGGCCCTTCGCCCGCATCGGCGACCGTCGCACCGACGGTGCTGTGACCACCGAAATTCTGAAAGGACTGACGAAATGA
- a CDS encoding aldehyde dehydrogenase: MTTRLDHFIGGEHRAPADGEYLESTNPATLETLYSFARGTGADIAQAVEAAQRAFDSTAWQRTTPTQRGHLLRRFGDLIGQNAEELARFESQDNGKLLREMKGQLQGLPEYLYYYAGLADKVQGSQIPTNSPEVINFTQREALGVVGLITPWNSPMTLTISKLAPALAAGNTTVIKPSEYTSRTILRLAELADEAGFPAGAVNVVTGLGAEAGQALVDAPQLAKISFTGSTRTGSAIAKSAAGRFIGSTLELGGKSPNIVFDDANVSNAAMGVIAGIFAAAGQTCIAGSRVFVQRGVYDELLEKVTARAASIVIGDPMADDTELGPLAFAAQRDKVEEYVRLGEGEGGQIAYGGNRPEVGLPGYFFEPTVLTETTNDMRICQEEIFGPVAAIMPFDTEDEVLGLANDTEYGLAAGVWTQNLARGMRMSQRLDAGTVWINMYRAMSPMSPRQGFKNSGVGVEHGLESMHEYTRLKSVWINTDEGPVADPFVLGR; the protein is encoded by the coding sequence ATGACTACGCGACTCGACCATTTCATCGGAGGGGAGCATCGCGCACCCGCCGACGGGGAATACCTCGAGAGCACGAATCCTGCGACCCTTGAGACGCTCTACAGCTTCGCTCGCGGCACAGGCGCCGATATCGCACAGGCAGTTGAGGCCGCTCAGCGAGCCTTCGACTCGACCGCTTGGCAGCGGACCACGCCGACGCAGCGAGGGCACCTGCTGCGTCGATTCGGCGACCTCATCGGGCAGAACGCCGAGGAGCTCGCCCGTTTTGAGAGTCAGGACAACGGCAAGCTCCTGCGCGAGATGAAGGGGCAGCTGCAGGGTCTGCCCGAATACCTCTACTACTATGCGGGACTGGCCGATAAGGTGCAGGGATCGCAGATCCCGACGAATTCGCCCGAAGTCATCAATTTCACTCAGCGGGAAGCGCTCGGCGTCGTCGGACTCATCACGCCGTGGAATTCGCCGATGACTTTGACGATCTCGAAGCTTGCACCGGCACTGGCGGCGGGCAATACCACGGTCATCAAGCCGAGCGAATACACCTCGCGAACGATTCTGCGCCTGGCCGAACTCGCGGACGAGGCCGGATTCCCCGCCGGTGCCGTCAACGTCGTCACCGGCCTCGGCGCCGAGGCGGGACAGGCCCTCGTCGACGCACCGCAGCTGGCGAAGATCTCATTCACCGGCTCGACCCGGACGGGTTCGGCCATCGCCAAGTCCGCAGCTGGCCGCTTCATCGGATCGACGCTCGAACTAGGTGGAAAGTCTCCGAACATCGTCTTCGACGATGCAAATGTGTCCAATGCGGCGATGGGCGTCATCGCCGGCATCTTCGCCGCAGCCGGACAGACCTGTATCGCCGGGTCTCGAGTCTTCGTCCAGCGCGGGGTTTACGACGAACTGCTCGAAAAGGTCACCGCTCGGGCGGCATCGATCGTCATCGGCGATCCCATGGCCGATGACACCGAGCTCGGACCGCTCGCCTTCGCGGCTCAGCGTGACAAGGTCGAAGAGTACGTCCGCCTCGGCGAGGGAGAAGGCGGACAGATCGCCTACGGCGGCAATCGTCCCGAAGTCGGTCTGCCCGGGTACTTCTTCGAACCGACCGTGCTCACGGAGACGACGAACGATATGCGCATCTGCCAGGAGGAGATCTTCGGGCCGGTCGCTGCGATCATGCCCTTCGACACTGAGGATGAGGTCCTCGGGCTCGCCAACGACACCGAATACGGACTGGCCGCCGGGGTGTGGACGCAGAACCTCGCCCGCGGAATGCGGATGTCGCAGCGACTCGACGCGGGAACTGTGTGGATCAACATGTATCGAGCGATGTCGCCGATGTCCCCTCGCCAGGGATTCAAGAACTCCGGTGTCGGCGTCGAGCACGGCCTCGAGTCGATGCACGAGTACACCAGGCTCAAGAGCGTATGGATCAACACCGACGAAGGTCCGGTCGCAGATCCTTTCGTGCTGGGCAGGTGA
- a CDS encoding cytosine permease, giving the protein MSTPPSSPSPSYGNSLTKAEPFGTEEIPESERHGHPRQQFTLWFAANMVLAVMVSGFFSASFNLSVVEGLSAVAVGSLLGAVVMGVLAGIGAKLGVPQQVQGRGPMGYYANYVPIALLTIVSAMGWTAVNTVFAVLALQTLVDIPFWTGAIAIYLVQAVFAVWGHNLIHVINKYASIVLAVLFAVITVLSVQKVDVGLELNANAAILQGDWASWITFAGFFFAYVMTWTPFASDFSRYLPRTESHTKVALFTTGGSFISLMWLGGIGVLVSSFAGELGAIEALSELTGSWAPVAMLTVVLSTLPVSAMNLYGGSISLLTIGIPVSRALGVAVTAALSLGIALWMQGDPYGSFYDFLLLLAYLVVPFSTVLLLDYFTRSIRYGAAATAELFDRKRRVEWGFLAWIIGCAVSSLFWNTTLWVGPLADATASWGDVAYIAGAIGSAIAFGLLRYLPPLSSHRSTVSAADSIPAEPEQARRSADSAPAGHTSEEAVLD; this is encoded by the coding sequence ATGTCGACGCCGCCCAGCAGCCCTAGCCCTTCTTATGGCAATTCCCTGACAAAGGCCGAACCTTTCGGGACCGAGGAGATCCCTGAGAGTGAACGGCATGGACACCCTCGACAGCAATTCACGTTGTGGTTCGCAGCCAATATGGTCCTCGCCGTGATGGTTTCGGGATTCTTCTCAGCTTCATTCAACCTCAGCGTCGTCGAAGGCCTTAGCGCTGTGGCCGTCGGTTCACTGCTCGGAGCTGTGGTCATGGGAGTGCTTGCCGGGATCGGAGCGAAACTCGGTGTGCCACAGCAGGTTCAGGGACGCGGCCCTATGGGCTATTACGCGAATTACGTTCCCATTGCCCTGCTCACGATCGTGTCGGCAATGGGGTGGACGGCCGTCAACACAGTCTTCGCAGTTCTCGCCCTTCAAACCCTCGTCGACATCCCCTTTTGGACAGGCGCCATAGCCATTTATCTGGTGCAGGCAGTATTCGCGGTCTGGGGGCACAATCTCATCCATGTGATCAACAAATATGCGAGCATCGTTCTCGCAGTCCTCTTCGCAGTCATCACCGTTCTTTCCGTGCAGAAGGTCGATGTCGGTCTGGAACTCAACGCGAATGCCGCCATCCTCCAGGGAGACTGGGCCAGCTGGATCACCTTTGCCGGCTTCTTCTTCGCGTACGTGATGACGTGGACCCCATTTGCCTCTGACTTCTCCCGCTACCTCCCGCGAACCGAATCTCATACTAAGGTGGCCCTTTTCACCACTGGCGGAAGCTTCATCTCTCTTATGTGGCTCGGCGGTATCGGGGTGCTCGTCTCGAGCTTTGCCGGTGAGCTCGGTGCCATCGAAGCGCTGAGCGAACTCACCGGCTCCTGGGCGCCAGTCGCAATGCTCACGGTTGTACTCTCAACATTGCCGGTCAGTGCAATGAATCTCTACGGCGGTTCGATCTCCCTGCTGACGATCGGAATTCCGGTGAGCAGAGCTCTCGGAGTTGCAGTCACAGCTGCCCTCAGTCTCGGCATCGCTCTGTGGATGCAGGGCGACCCGTATGGCAGCTTCTACGACTTCCTCCTTCTGCTCGCCTACCTTGTCGTTCCCTTCAGCACCGTCCTGCTTCTCGACTACTTCACGCGATCGATCCGCTACGGCGCCGCGGCCACTGCGGAGCTGTTCGACAGAAAGCGACGCGTCGAATGGGGGTTCCTCGCCTGGATCATCGGCTGCGCAGTCTCCTCGTTGTTCTGGAACACCACACTGTGGGTCGGACCCCTGGCTGACGCGACTGCGTCCTGGGGAGATGTCGCGTATATCGCGGGTGCGATCGGCAGTGCCATCGCCTTCGGATTGCTTAGATATCTGCCTCCGCTTTCATCTCATCGGTCGACCGTCAGCGCAGCAGATTCGATCCCCGCTGAACCCGAACAGGCCAGGCGGTCTGCCGACTCTGCGCCGGCGGGACACACCTCAGAAGAGGCGGTGCTGGATTGA
- a CDS encoding alpha/beta hydrolase produces the protein MPTDDDVPVVLLHGVGLDRTVWSRVEALLPRNASAIDLPGHGAQPPLTAPTDLAAMASDVLARIPAGQVHLVGFSLGSLVAQQIAIEEPVRVRSLTCVSSVCARTQEESAAVQGRLDGAESDFRGSMERALDRWFPEEEEGTEALRDETHSVLLANDPESYRHAYAVFATGDRELESKLSAITAPTLAITGELDPGSTPEMSERIANRIPDTQVAIVSGARHMLPVTHPEVLTDHLRALINHTEGSR, from the coding sequence ATGCCGACAGACGATGACGTCCCGGTCGTATTGCTCCACGGGGTCGGTCTCGACCGCACGGTATGGTCACGGGTCGAAGCACTGCTGCCCAGGAACGCCTCAGCGATCGACCTGCCCGGACACGGTGCGCAGCCGCCACTAACCGCACCCACGGACCTGGCGGCGATGGCATCCGATGTGCTCGCACGGATACCGGCCGGTCAGGTGCACCTCGTGGGATTCTCCCTCGGATCGCTCGTCGCCCAGCAGATTGCGATCGAGGAGCCGGTGCGCGTGCGCAGCCTCACCTGCGTGAGCTCCGTGTGCGCTCGCACGCAGGAGGAATCTGCTGCGGTGCAGGGGCGACTCGACGGAGCGGAGTCGGACTTCCGCGGCAGCATGGAACGAGCACTCGACCGGTGGTTCCCGGAAGAAGAGGAAGGTACCGAGGCGCTGCGGGACGAGACGCATTCTGTGCTTCTGGCCAACGACCCCGAATCCTACCGCCACGCCTATGCCGTCTTCGCCACGGGCGACCGGGAGCTCGAATCGAAGCTGAGTGCGATCACCGCACCGACCCTGGCGATCACCGGCGAACTCGACCCGGGCTCGACTCCGGAGATGAGCGAGAGGATCGCGAACCGGATTCCGGACACACAGGTCGCCATCGTCTCCGGCGCCCGGCACATGCTGCCCGTCACTCACCCCGAGGTGCTCACCGATCACCTCCGCGCCCTGATCAACCACACAGAAGGGAGTCGATGA
- a CDS encoding flavin reductase, whose product MQQITIEQLKTEIRAVWHEAWDNGRTEALASLFTDDYQRVSANSGRTMTAEETKAEINEIRSAFPDLTTTIDHILIEGDQGAIYWHSKGTFTQPLNDVPPTGQPVTTHGSNLIRLEAGRIAREEVTWDAHELLADLGLKSLSSAFEAQPEVVTDDLSGEPSADALKAFNRQFVTGVTVVTTTDEDGKPRGLAVNSYNSVSLDPPLVLVCVQKTSSTYPALFRSTHMGINIMSRNQRDTIGTFAAKGADKFAELDWHKGVGGSPLIDGSAASIEVEIKERFQALTHTIFIGRVRSAEATEDEPMIYKAGRFFDSEDLTAL is encoded by the coding sequence ATGCAACAGATCACGATTGAACAGCTCAAGACAGAAATCCGCGCAGTATGGCACGAGGCCTGGGACAATGGGCGCACCGAAGCGCTCGCTTCGCTCTTCACCGACGACTACCAGCGAGTGTCAGCCAACTCTGGTCGGACCATGACCGCCGAAGAGACCAAAGCCGAGATCAACGAGATCCGCTCCGCCTTCCCCGACCTCACGACGACGATCGACCACATTCTCATCGAAGGCGACCAGGGCGCGATCTACTGGCACTCGAAGGGCACGTTCACGCAGCCGCTCAACGACGTTCCGCCCACAGGGCAGCCGGTGACGACACACGGTTCTAATCTGATCCGCCTCGAAGCGGGCCGGATCGCTCGCGAAGAGGTCACCTGGGATGCCCACGAGCTCCTGGCTGATCTGGGCCTGAAGTCCCTGTCCTCGGCATTCGAGGCTCAACCCGAAGTCGTCACCGATGACCTCTCCGGAGAGCCCTCGGCCGATGCCCTCAAGGCCTTCAACCGTCAGTTCGTCACCGGTGTCACCGTCGTCACCACGACTGATGAAGACGGTAAGCCACGGGGCCTCGCGGTCAACTCCTACAACTCAGTGTCCCTCGACCCACCGCTCGTGCTTGTCTGCGTGCAGAAGACTTCATCGACTTACCCCGCACTGTTCCGCTCAACCCATATGGGAATCAACATCATGAGCCGGAATCAGCGAGACACCATCGGCACCTTCGCTGCTAAAGGCGCGGACAAGTTCGCCGAACTCGACTGGCACAAGGGTGTCGGCGGCTCTCCGCTCATCGACGGCTCCGCCGCATCGATCGAAGTCGAGATCAAGGAACGCTTCCAGGCATTGACTCACACAATCTTCATCGGCCGCGTCCGCAGCGCCGAAGCAACCGAGGACGAACCGATGATCTACAAGGCGGGTCGATTCTTCGACAGTGAAGACCTCACCGCCCTCTAA
- a CDS encoding cysteine hydrolase, producing the protein MTANRTPQTARVPGSALVIIDMQVAFRDDGSPWQVAGYDATADKVSALAAELPERIIWTRFVRDPAEQGSWSGYYDRWNSFRVDEDDPAWDITLPVSEADNIVTLPTFGKWGDELESLTADAQHLIACGVATECCVLSTVLAAADAGKTITLVTDACAGATEELHVQTLDILDALSPMVTLTTTAELIDS; encoded by the coding sequence TTGACGGCGAATAGGACTCCTCAGACAGCTCGTGTCCCTGGCTCTGCCCTTGTCATCATTGACATGCAGGTCGCGTTCCGTGACGACGGCAGTCCTTGGCAGGTGGCCGGGTACGACGCAACTGCTGACAAAGTCTCCGCATTGGCTGCTGAACTTCCGGAACGGATCATCTGGACACGCTTTGTTCGAGATCCTGCGGAACAGGGGAGCTGGTCAGGCTACTACGACCGATGGAACAGCTTTCGCGTCGATGAGGATGACCCAGCCTGGGACATCACCCTGCCGGTATCTGAAGCGGATAACATCGTCACACTCCCGACTTTCGGAAAATGGGGCGACGAACTGGAATCGCTGACCGCGGATGCACAACACCTTATAGCCTGCGGGGTCGCCACAGAATGCTGTGTTCTCTCTACCGTTCTGGCAGCGGCCGACGCCGGCAAGACAATCACACTCGTCACCGATGCTTGTGCCGGCGCTACCGAGGAGCTCCATGTGCAGACCCTCGACATCCTTGACGCGCTCAGTCCGATGGTCACTCTGACCACAACCGCCGAGCTCATAGACTCCTGA
- a CDS encoding GntR family transcriptional regulator: MHTNPGPSPLTLLERVRSKITSGELEPGNPLSEVSLAQEFDVSRTPIREVLKQLQLEGLIEIRPKVGTFIREPSRREIVELFQLKEVLEGLAAALMARRGPCPELDQLEDIVAASEVSSNAGDTDTYAAQVQDFHQTMVAGADNTKLVEQYERLMNQLAYFRLVRRTLQHPGRAVNSSREHRQILTMIQDKDPFGAETTMRSHVFASTQELLIPQTRTTLSLEREE; the protein is encoded by the coding sequence ATGCACACCAACCCTGGGCCGTCGCCGCTTACGCTCCTCGAACGTGTTCGGTCGAAGATCACGAGTGGCGAGCTCGAGCCGGGAAATCCACTCTCCGAGGTCTCTCTCGCTCAGGAGTTCGACGTCAGCCGAACACCGATCAGAGAGGTCCTCAAACAACTGCAACTCGAGGGCCTTATCGAGATCCGCCCCAAAGTCGGCACCTTCATCCGGGAACCGAGCCGGAGAGAGATAGTCGAACTCTTCCAGCTCAAAGAAGTTCTCGAGGGCCTCGCGGCAGCACTCATGGCACGACGCGGACCATGCCCCGAGCTCGATCAGCTTGAGGACATCGTCGCCGCATCCGAGGTGTCCTCGAACGCAGGGGACACGGATACCTATGCGGCTCAAGTGCAGGACTTTCATCAGACCATGGTCGCCGGAGCCGACAACACCAAACTCGTCGAGCAGTACGAACGACTGATGAATCAGCTCGCCTATTTCCGTCTCGTGCGCAGGACTCTCCAACACCCCGGCAGAGCCGTTAATTCGAGCAGAGAGCATCGCCAGATCCTCACGATGATCCAGGACAAGGATCCATTCGGAGCCGAGACGACGATGCGATCGCATGTATTCGCTTCGACCCAGGAGCTTCTCATTCCTCAGACTCGGACCACACTTTCACTCGAACGCGAAGAATGA
- a CDS encoding 2-hydroxymuconate tautomerase, with amino-acid sequence MPLIDISIAKGRTPEQLRALIAGVHEVAAETTGAADENITVIVREVEKDLWSRTNTTITERESTASGTQVSTG; translated from the coding sequence ATGCCGCTCATCGATATCTCAATCGCGAAGGGACGCACTCCCGAACAGCTGCGCGCCCTCATCGCTGGGGTCCATGAAGTCGCCGCGGAGACGACGGGAGCCGCCGACGAGAACATCACCGTCATCGTTCGCGAAGTCGAGAAGGACCTCTGGTCGCGGACGAACACGACGATCACCGAACGCGAGAGCACCGCGTCCGGTACACAGGTCAGCACCGGCTGA
- the fdhA gene encoding formaldehyde dehydrogenase, glutathione-independent, translated as MSNKAISYAGPGKVEVIDTEYPDFVLKDGPGVNPANIGRKVDHGVILKTVATNICGSDQHMVRGRTTAPEGLVLGHEITGEVVEVGRDVEFVRVGDLVSVPFNISCGRCRNCKEGKTGICLNVNPDRPGSAYGYVDMGGWVGGQAEYVLVPYADWNVLKFPDRDQAMEKILDLTMLSDIFPTGFHGAVSAGVGVGSTVYVAGAGPVGIAAATSALLLGAACVIVGDLNEDRLAQARGFGCETVDVSKGDPKDQIAQILGEPEVDCGIDAVGFEARGHGKDAGHEAPATVLNSLMDITRAGGSLGIPGLYVTGDPGAPDEAAKEGSLSMRFGLGFAKSHVFVTGQCPVMKYNRGLMQAILHDKVSIAKNVNATPIRLEDAPQGYADFDSGVAKKFVLDPHGLISA; from the coding sequence ATGAGCAATAAGGCAATCAGCTATGCAGGTCCCGGGAAGGTCGAGGTCATCGACACCGAGTACCCGGACTTCGTCCTCAAGGACGGGCCTGGAGTCAATCCCGCCAATATCGGCCGCAAGGTCGATCACGGCGTCATCCTCAAGACGGTGGCGACGAACATCTGCGGCTCCGACCAGCACATGGTCCGGGGCCGCACGACTGCCCCGGAGGGCCTCGTGCTCGGTCACGAGATCACCGGTGAGGTCGTCGAGGTCGGCCGGGACGTCGAGTTCGTGCGTGTCGGCGACCTCGTGTCGGTGCCGTTCAACATCTCGTGCGGTCGCTGCCGCAACTGCAAGGAAGGCAAGACCGGCATCTGCCTCAACGTCAATCCGGACCGCCCGGGTTCGGCGTACGGCTATGTCGACATGGGCGGCTGGGTCGGCGGGCAGGCCGAGTACGTGCTCGTGCCCTATGCCGACTGGAACGTCCTGAAGTTCCCGGACAGGGATCAGGCGATGGAGAAGATCCTCGACCTCACGATGCTCTCGGACATCTTCCCCACCGGTTTCCACGGTGCCGTCAGCGCCGGTGTCGGGGTGGGCTCGACGGTCTACGTCGCCGGTGCGGGCCCCGTCGGAATCGCAGCGGCCACCTCGGCGCTGCTGCTCGGTGCGGCCTGTGTCATCGTCGGCGATCTCAACGAGGACCGCCTGGCTCAGGCCCGCGGATTCGGGTGCGAGACGGTCGACGTCTCAAAGGGCGACCCGAAGGATCAGATCGCGCAGATCCTCGGCGAACCCGAGGTCGACTGCGGCATCGACGCCGTCGGCTTCGAGGCTCGCGGACACGGCAAGGACGCCGGTCATGAGGCACCGGCGACGGTGCTCAACTCGCTCATGGACATCACCCGGGCCGGAGGCAGCCTCGGCATCCCCGGTCTCTACGTCACCGGCGATCCGGGGGCTCCCGACGAGGCGGCCAAGGAAGGGTCGCTGTCGATGCGCTTCGGCCTCGGCTTCGCGAAGTCGCATGTGTTCGTCACCGGCCAGTGCCCGGTGATGAAGTACAACCGAGGACTCATGCAGGCGATCCTCCACGACAAGGTCTCGATCGCGAAGAACGTCAATGCGACACCGATCCGCCTCGAGGACGCCCCGCAGGGCTACGCCGACTTCGACTCGGGTGTGGCGAAGAAGTTCGTCCTCGACCCCCACGGCCTCATCTCTGCCTGA
- a CDS encoding LLM class flavin-dependent oxidoreductase: MRFSLFLHMERWDDSISPQEHWKNLVELVKIAEAGGFGTVWIGEHHSMEYVSSPSPMPQLAYLAAETSTIRLGSGTIIAPFWHPLRAAGEVALLDVLSGGRAEVGIARGAYQFEFNRMAGGMPAADGGEYLRELVPAMKELLQGDYAHEGKHWQFPVSTAVPKPVQTPTPPIWLAARSPETHDFAVANGCNVQVTPLMKDDREVEDLMNKFNTAVAAHPEVEKRPEIMVLRHTYVHSPDEPEGWKVGAAGVNKYYRTFSSWAFGKKDPVDGFLDPTPEENFADRPEFELESLHKSAMIGTPAEVTERIRHYEDLGYDEYSFWSDNALSHDEKKASLQLFIDEVVPNFR; the protein is encoded by the coding sequence ATGCGCTTTTCACTCTTCCTGCACATGGAACGCTGGGACGACTCGATCAGCCCTCAAGAGCATTGGAAGAACCTCGTCGAGCTCGTCAAGATCGCCGAAGCCGGAGGTTTCGGCACTGTCTGGATCGGTGAGCACCACTCGATGGAGTACGTCTCCTCGCCGAGCCCGATGCCGCAGCTGGCCTACCTGGCTGCCGAGACGTCGACGATCCGACTGGGATCGGGCACGATCATCGCCCCGTTCTGGCATCCGCTGCGTGCGGCGGGCGAAGTTGCGCTGCTCGATGTTCTCAGCGGCGGCCGGGCCGAAGTCGGCATCGCCCGCGGTGCCTACCAGTTCGAGTTCAACCGCATGGCCGGCGGCATGCCCGCAGCCGACGGCGGCGAATATCTGCGTGAACTCGTTCCGGCGATGAAGGAACTGCTCCAAGGTGACTACGCCCATGAGGGCAAGCATTGGCAGTTCCCCGTCTCCACGGCCGTGCCGAAGCCGGTGCAGACCCCGACTCCTCCGATCTGGCTGGCCGCCCGCAGCCCCGAGACTCACGACTTCGCCGTCGCTAACGGCTGCAACGTCCAGGTCACGCCGCTGATGAAGGACGACCGTGAGGTCGAAGATTTGATGAACAAGTTCAACACCGCGGTCGCCGCCCATCCCGAGGTCGAGAAGCGCCCGGAGATCATGGTGCTGCGCCACACCTACGTCCATTCCCCCGATGAGCCGGAAGGCTGGAAAGTGGGGGCCGCAGGGGTGAACAAGTACTACCGGACGTTCTCGTCGTGGGCCTTCGGGAAGAAGGACCCCGTCGACGGGTTCCTCGACCCGACTCCGGAGGAGAACTTCGCCGACCGCCCCGAATTCGAGCTCGAGTCACTGCATAAGTCGGCGATGATCGGCACCCCCGCGGAGGTGACCGAACGCATCCGCCACTACGAGGATCTCGGTTACGACGAGTACAGCTTCTGGTCGGACAATGCGCTCAGCCATGATGAGAAGAAAGCGTCACTGCAGCTCTTCATCGATGAGGTGGTTCCGAACTTCCGGTGA
- a CDS encoding LysR family transcriptional regulator gives MIDPRLTTLRTFAACGTIGATAELTGYSPSAVSGQLRDLQQSLGMTLLVKDGRGLRLTSAGRYLVRRSDELTAAWEDIRAGALGAGDQAPTHFGIGGFSTASSNLLAPLAAELRTTRPGISVHVIEASPARCFELLVAERIDLAVIVSMQGNVQVEEDDRFESIDLLDDPLDVMVPADHPIADRESVTLGELAGEEWITAGPGSPYHALFVAAFTAAGVTPTVAHESVEWETSAALVGAGVGVSLLPRLASLAGEANVRRVRLTGTGRLSRKIIAAVRAGSRRSPLVRESMQHLRTMSQLILSTRLREDS, from the coding sequence ATGATCGATCCGCGTCTGACGACCCTGCGCACCTTCGCCGCCTGCGGGACCATCGGTGCCACCGCCGAGCTCACCGGCTACTCGCCTTCAGCGGTCTCCGGCCAGCTCAGAGACCTGCAGCAGTCCTTGGGTATGACCCTTCTCGTCAAGGACGGCCGGGGACTGCGACTGACCTCGGCGGGGCGCTATCTCGTCCGCCGCTCCGACGAATTGACCGCCGCGTGGGAGGACATCCGCGCCGGTGCACTCGGGGCCGGCGACCAGGCTCCGACGCATTTCGGCATCGGCGGCTTCTCGACCGCTTCGTCGAACCTTCTGGCACCCTTGGCCGCCGAACTGCGCACGACCCGCCCCGGGATCAGCGTCCACGTCATCGAAGCGAGCCCAGCTCGCTGTTTCGAGCTCCTCGTCGCCGAGCGCATCGACCTCGCCGTCATCGTCTCGATGCAGGGCAATGTCCAGGTCGAGGAGGATGATCGGTTCGAAAGCATCGACCTGCTCGACGACCCACTCGACGTCATGGTGCCCGCCGATCATCCGATCGCCGACCGCGAATCGGTGACCTTGGGCGAGCTGGCCGGCGAGGAGTGGATCACCGCAGGACCGGGCTCGCCCTACCACGCCCTCTTCGTCGCCGCGTTCACCGCGGCCGGGGTCACGCCGACCGTGGCCCATGAGTCCGTCGAATGGGAGACTTCGGCAGCGCTCGTCGGAGCCGGGGTCGGAGTCAGCCTGCTGCCCAGGCTGGCCAGCCTCGCCGGGGAGGCCAACGTCCGCCGCGTCCGACTGACGGGAACCGGCCGCCTGAGCCGGAAGATCATCGCCGCAGTGCGGGCCGGAAGCCGCAGGTCTCCCCTGGTGAGAGAGTCGATGCAGCATCTGCGCACGATGTCGCAGCTCATCCTCTCGACTCGCCTGCGCGAGGACTCCTGA